The following proteins are encoded in a genomic region of Helicobacter macacae MIT 99-5501:
- the hisIE gene encoding bifunctional phosphoribosyl-AMP cyclohydrolase/phosphoribosyl-ATP diphosphatase HisIE, giving the protein MPQNTKIQKILSLFSWDSSPLIPAIAQDSDTKEILMLAFMDKEALNLTLQSGQMHYFSRSKNRIWRKGEQSGHIQIVQKVLIDCDNDALVFIIKQKGAACHTGQKSCFFREIDFISTNQAKPPKSNLSYGIIDDLYHTLLERKSADPSTSYTASLYAKGVDTIAKKIIEEASEVALALKDFQSASPKKDCKKNTKEAKKSKKDSTDKSLQSHLIYECADLLYHSLVALAKHNIHPEQVKSELARRFGIGGLVEKASRSAKSSAKSKKSSTQKITKSKTPKAKSQAKSHKTTTKNKQKSKIKDK; this is encoded by the coding sequence ATGCCACAAAACACCAAAATCCAAAAGATTCTCTCGCTTTTTTCGTGGGATAGCTCGCCACTTATCCCCGCAATCGCTCAAGATAGCGACACCAAAGAAATCCTAATGCTTGCTTTTATGGATAAAGAAGCCCTAAATCTCACTCTGCAAAGTGGGCAAATGCACTACTTCTCTCGCTCCAAAAATCGCATTTGGCGCAAAGGCGAGCAAAGCGGGCATATACAAATCGTGCAAAAAGTCCTTATTGATTGCGACAATGACGCACTTGTTTTTATTATCAAGCAAAAAGGTGCTGCTTGCCACACAGGACAAAAAAGTTGCTTTTTTAGAGAGATAGATTTCATATCCACAAATCAAGCAAAACCACCAAAATCAAACCTAAGCTATGGCATAATTGATGACTTATACCACACACTTTTGGAGCGCAAAAGTGCCGACCCAAGCACTTCTTATACTGCCTCTCTCTATGCCAAAGGTGTCGACACAATCGCAAAGAAAATCATCGAAGAAGCTAGCGAAGTAGCCCTCGCCCTAAAAGACTTCCAATCAGCAAGTCCCAAAAAAGATTGCAAAAAAAACACCAAAGAAGCAAAAAAATCCAAAAAAGACTCTACCGATAAAAGCCTACAATCCCACCTTATCTATGAATGCGCTGATTTGCTCTACCACAGCCTTGTCGCTCTAGCAAAGCACAATATCCACCCCGAGCAAGTGAAATCCGAGCTAGCAAGGCGATTTGGAATCGGTGGCTTAGTAGAAAAAGCAAGTCGAAGTGCTAAATCTAGCGCAAAATCTAAAAAATCTAGCACGCAAAAAATAACAAAATCAAAAACACCCAAAGCAAAAAGTCAAGCAAAATCTCACAAAACAACCACGAAAAACAAACAAAAAAGCAAAATAAAGGATAAGTAA
- a CDS encoding polyprenyl synthetase family protein, whose translation MKTPASSAFDSTSDCATKPAQNLASYKQAIADFEAFLQAQNPSNIFDAKECKKHSSLQNYTPQNSSHKDSSSKNSTSPNSTSQDSTSHYSTSQDSSPSFLPPDFHPHFLLAFWEMLLNGGKRFRPNLLLAVVDGLNPILNKNAFLPALALECLHTYSLIHDDLPSMDNAPLRRGHPTLHTSYDETTAILVGDGLNTYAFYLLSKCVLPPSVAISLVRELAVSGGLEGMIIGQALDCHYENQKLSLEKLQTIHIHKTAKLIATSLKMGAIIANAPSELIAKLESFGLELGLFFQVRDDIIDAVQDSTQAGKTTQNDSAKNSYVNLLGLSGARQKLNELKDKLESSLDSFPKGIQKNLRFLLAEFFKEIK comes from the coding sequence ATGAAAACTCCTGCTAGCTCCGCCTTTGATTCCACTAGCGATTGTGCCACAAAACCCGCACAAAATCTCGCAAGCTACAAACAAGCAATAGCCGATTTTGAAGCGTTTTTGCAAGCGCAAAATCCTAGCAATATTTTTGACGCAAAAGAGTGCAAAAAGCACTCTAGCCTGCAAAACTACACTCCTCAAAATTCTAGCCACAAAGATTCTAGCTCAAAAAATTCCACTTCGCCAAATTCTACCTCGCAAGATTCCACCTCCCATTACTCCACCTCACAAGATTCTAGCCCTAGCTTTTTACCACCTGATTTTCACCCGCATTTTTTGCTAGCCTTTTGGGAAATGCTACTAAATGGTGGCAAGCGATTCCGTCCAAATCTCTTGCTAGCCGTAGTCGATGGGCTAAACCCTATACTAAATAAAAACGCCTTTTTGCCCGCACTCGCACTAGAGTGCCTGCATACTTATTCGCTTATCCACGATGATTTGCCAAGTATGGATAACGCACCTTTGCGCAGGGGACACCCCACGCTTCACACCTCTTATGATGAAACTACGGCGATTTTGGTAGGAGATGGGCTAAACACCTATGCGTTTTATCTGCTTAGCAAGTGTGTGCTACCACCTAGCGTGGCTATATCACTTGTGCGCGAACTAGCTGTGAGTGGCGGGCTAGAGGGAATGATAATCGGGCAAGCACTTGACTGCCACTATGAAAACCAAAAACTAAGCCTAGAAAAACTCCAAACAATCCATATCCACAAAACCGCAAAACTCATCGCCACAAGCCTAAAAATGGGCGCGATAATCGCCAATGCACCAAGCGAACTAATCGCCAAGCTAGAATCATTCGGGCTAGAGTTAGGGCTGTTTTTTCAAGTGAGAGATGACATCATAGATGCAGTGCAGGATAGCACCCAAGCGGGCAAAACCACACAAAATGATAGTGCCAAAAATAGCTATGTAAATCTGCTAGGCTTAAGTGGCGCAAGACAAAAGCTAAATGAGCTAAAAGATAAGCTAGAATCTAGCCTAGATTCTTTTCCCAAAGGCATACAAAAAAACCTTAGATTTTTGCTAGCAGAGTTTTTTAAAGAAATCAAATAA
- a CDS encoding response regulator transcription factor, with amino-acid sequence MSKILLIEDDLEIQGLIKTYLEQANFEVIATASPLEGLEIIKESRNGIELVILDLGLPQMDGLELCKKLRQESKIPIIISSARGDIYNKIQGFDKGADDYLSKPYEPVELIARINALLRRLKPKESAFGPLRIDTQKREVHLDGALLDLTNTEFDILALLIENRLHPISRESIANTISTIHDDSSLRNVDTHIRNLRIKLNDNAKEPKFLQSVWGIGYKFCL; translated from the coding sequence ATGAGCAAAATCCTGCTTATCGAAGATGATTTAGAAATACAAGGACTTATTAAGACTTATTTAGAGCAAGCAAATTTTGAAGTGATAGCTACTGCTTCTCCACTAGAGGGGCTAGAAATCATCAAAGAATCTCGAAATGGCATAGAACTAGTGATACTTGATTTGGGATTGCCACAAATGGACGGCTTGGAGCTGTGCAAAAAGTTGCGACAAGAGAGTAAAATCCCTATCATTATCTCTTCGGCTCGTGGCGATATTTACAACAAAATACAAGGCTTTGACAAAGGGGCTGATGACTACCTATCAAAGCCCTATGAGCCTGTGGAGCTTATCGCTCGTATAAATGCTTTACTTCGTAGACTAAAACCAAAAGAAAGTGCCTTTGGTCCTTTACGCATAGATACTCAAAAGCGAGAAGTTCATCTAGATGGTGCGCTTCTTGATTTGACAAATACGGAGTTTGACATACTTGCGCTTCTTATCGAAAACCGCCTACACCCCATAAGCCGAGAATCTATCGCAAATACGATTTCTACCATACACGATGATAGCTCACTGCGCAATGTAGACACGCATATCCGCAACCTCCGCATAAAGCTAAATGACAATGCAAAAGAGCCAAAGTTTTTGCAATCTGTGTGGGGGATAGGCTATAAGTTTTGCTTGTAG
- a CDS encoding outer membrane family protein, with translation MQGHKTISSKKAREKIKPISASKNAKNSVVFGSLFLACFAFGEPLSNAQSNSQSSLQFSAQSNPQSSEANSYTGDNAESSLDSSKDFGTDSSLDLSSSDSSQKPSFSKDSSKDTDTKPVKKPTSIVEGEKFSLIYTGWVESFSKIGFNNQSIDANLGKYPTDSFSAMVGSFGLKSELKSQIQTLKAGLSVTAGALVYDSSSEPYPGGTGSVMNEYIGMWEGFDLQGKSSVKRHYYVVNNAYLDYELKLGAKSGFYLKGGRYESSAEYMSGYTQGFEVGLNLGNLKLWWFSSYGRAFAYGQWLVDFYAPRGYVDNSGKFIHNGIHAFKATYSFLGLDIIPAVYFSKGTYIAPIIEARYDSKRDFDGKGFRSQTTVHFMNPLHESRVVGNYRYGDLVGKEAQTLYIKQRFDINQYNFGLGLYKNFGNANAYIGTIGNPLSLDLWTTTAYDLGRNISDMIGKDAITPFVFVGGKHFDNRFSWNLISRYSDSRRSEEASIAGSFSYALGGGLSVGVKLEWLRDATKAGYRVGSNGSGSINGVAGASSEDTTKSTPKRTDDRSHSFIWVRYEF, from the coding sequence ATGCAAGGGCATAAGACAATCTCAAGCAAAAAAGCAAGAGAAAAAATAAAGCCAATAAGCGCAAGTAAAAACGCGAAAAATAGTGTAGTTTTTGGAAGTCTTTTTTTGGCTTGCTTTGCGTTTGGAGAGCCACTTTCAAATGCGCAATCAAACTCTCAATCTAGCCTGCAATTTAGCGCACAATCAAATCCACAATCTAGTGAAGCAAATTCTTACACGGGCGATAATGCAGAATCTAGCCTAGATTCTAGCAAAGATTTTGGCACGGATTCTAGCCTAGATTTGTCTTCTAGTGATTCTAGTCAAAAACCTAGCTTTAGTAAAGATTCTAGTAAGGATACGGATACAAAGCCAGTCAAAAAGCCCACTTCTATCGTGGAGGGAGAAAAATTTAGCCTTATCTACACAGGCTGGGTGGAGAGCTTTAGCAAAATCGGGTTTAACAACCAAAGCATAGATGCTAATCTAGGAAAATACCCAACCGATAGCTTTAGTGCTATGGTGGGTAGCTTTGGGCTAAAAAGCGAGCTAAAATCCCAAATCCAAACGCTAAAAGCAGGGCTTAGCGTAACTGCGGGTGCGCTTGTGTATGACTCTAGTAGTGAGCCATATCCCGGTGGCACAGGAAGCGTGATGAATGAATACATAGGAATGTGGGAGGGATTTGACTTACAAGGAAAAAGTAGCGTAAAGCGACACTATTATGTGGTAAATAACGCATACTTGGATTATGAGCTAAAGCTAGGTGCAAAAAGTGGATTTTATCTAAAAGGCGGGCGATATGAGTCAAGTGCGGAATATATGAGTGGCTATACGCAGGGCTTTGAGGTGGGGCTAAATCTAGGCAATCTCAAATTGTGGTGGTTTAGCTCCTATGGCAGGGCGTTTGCGTATGGGCAGTGGCTAGTGGATTTTTATGCCCCACGCGGATATGTTGATAACAGTGGTAAATTTATCCACAACGGAATCCACGCATTCAAAGCGACATATAGCTTTTTGGGACTTGATATTATCCCAGCGGTGTATTTCTCAAAAGGCACTTATATAGCCCCAATCATTGAGGCTAGATATGATAGCAAAAGAGATTTTGATGGCAAGGGATTTCGCTCCCAAACCACCGTGCATTTTATGAATCCACTTCACGAATCGCGCGTGGTTGGAAACTATCGCTATGGCGACTTGGTAGGCAAGGAAGCGCAGACACTATATATCAAGCAGCGATTTGATATAAATCAATACAACTTCGGGCTTGGACTGTATAAAAACTTTGGCAATGCAAACGCTTACATAGGGACTATTGGCAATCCTTTGAGCTTGGATTTGTGGACTACTACGGCGTATGACTTGGGGCGAAATATCAGCGATATGATTGGCAAAGATGCGATTACGCCATTTGTGTTTGTGGGCGGGAAGCACTTTGATAATAGATTTAGCTGGAATCTTATTTCTCGGTATAGTGATTCTAGGAGAAGTGAGGAGGCTTCTATCGCGGGCTCTTTCTCTTATGCGCTTGGCGGTGGGCTTAGCGTGGGCGTGAAGCTAGAGTGGCTAAGAGATGCTACCAAAGCAGGCTATCGCGTGGGCTCAAATGGTAGTGGTAGCATAAATGGCGTAGCTGGTGCTAGCAGTGAGGATACAACAAAATCCACTCCCAAACGCACTGATGATAGAAGCCATAGCTTTATATGGGTAAGGTATGAGTTTTAG
- the surE gene encoding 5'/3'-nucleotidase SurE — MPKNASKNTTKNTSGKTHTKNILLTNDDGFDSLGLLALKQALSPLGRVIVVAPAREKSACGHGLTITKPLTLHEVESSFYKLDDGAPSDCVYLALNTLYDNPPDLVVSGINIGCNMGEDVTYSGTVAGAMEACIFGIPSVAISQLVDKEGDDRDCDFSLAKVAAYQIAKEILEGNEALCLPKRKLLNVNIPKTKQSKGYKITELGYRLYGNDTRKAKNPRGKEYFWLGTHPIKWKKRSENLCDFEAVMNGYVSITPLSVDMTSYEDIALLQKWEQSK; from the coding sequence ATGCCAAAAAACGCTTCAAAAAATACAACAAAAAATACTTCAGGCAAAACGCACACAAAAAATATTTTGCTTACCAATGATGATGGGTTTGACTCACTAGGACTTCTTGCGCTAAAACAAGCCCTAAGCCCACTAGGACGAGTAATAGTAGTCGCCCCTGCGCGTGAAAAATCCGCCTGCGGACACGGACTAACTATCACAAAGCCACTCACGCTACACGAAGTAGAATCTTCATTTTACAAGCTAGATGACGGTGCGCCATCAGATTGTGTATATCTCGCGCTAAACACACTCTATGACAATCCGCCAGATTTAGTCGTATCAGGCATAAATATCGGGTGTAATATGGGCGAAGATGTAACCTACTCGGGAACTGTCGCAGGTGCTATGGAAGCGTGTATTTTTGGGATTCCAAGTGTAGCAATTTCACAGCTTGTAGACAAAGAGGGCGATGATAGGGATTGTGATTTCTCACTTGCCAAAGTCGCTGCCTACCAAATTGCAAAGGAGATTTTGGAGGGAAATGAAGCCTTGTGCTTACCTAAGCGCAAACTACTAAATGTCAATATCCCAAAGACAAAGCAATCCAAAGGCTACAAAATCACCGAGCTAGGATACCGCCTCTATGGCAATGACACTCGCAAGGCAAAAAATCCACGCGGAAAGGAATATTTTTGGCTAGGCACACACCCTATCAAGTGGAAAAAACGCAGTGAAAATCTATGCGACTTTGAAGCAGTAATGAATGGATATGTCTCTATCACGCCTTTGAGCGTGGATATGACAAGCTATGAGGATATAGCCCTACTTCAAAAATGGGAGCAGTCAAAATAA
- a CDS encoding lipoprotein yields MFSVFYRFHRISLCRLFGIARASAFLGMLLGVVLAFGGCGFKGDPYFSTPSQAIDFKDLDSIDTRVE; encoded by the coding sequence ATGTTTAGCGTTTTTTATAGATTCCATAGAATTAGCCTTTGTAGATTGTTTGGTATTGCGCGTGCGAGCGCATTTTTGGGTATGCTTTTGGGTGTGGTTTTGGCTTTTGGTGGCTGTGGGTTTAAGGGCGACCCATACTTTTCTACGCCAAGTCAGGCAATAGATTTTAAAGACTTAGATAGTATCGACACACGCGTGGAGTAG
- a CDS encoding DUF2393 family protein has product MYPPLSFTPLKAMLLASLDNITFAEIGVFMLFFLVFTFCFFLSLIFWGFRRILFVFFLIETGILLGIPYGISAVSQKIIYPIEVRYDKFRPFVYTTGFNYDIEITSKAKLPLKKCFLTIIPKREGANILPKPKNLALLDSNQADSSQIDSTQADSLQADSQTDSSQIDSNDKKSSQDNEQSNQTNEQSSQAQNQDFANKQKESNDSSEAKSSQEPQEKPTIESQEESNAEQKQDAKSSPTKPTEQNTQKPPKQPKPPSQYALKAYKILDYIIPLDAFVEVLELESPLKYNKKVRWQGIIRDYKYDENFGAQVSCH; this is encoded by the coding sequence ATGTATCCTCCACTATCTTTCACGCCGCTAAAGGCTATGCTTCTAGCCTCGCTTGATAATATCACATTTGCCGAAATCGGCGTGTTTATGCTCTTTTTCCTAGTTTTTACTTTTTGCTTTTTTTTATCGCTTATTTTTTGGGGTTTTAGACGCATTCTTTTTGTGTTTTTTCTTATTGAAACGGGAATTTTGCTTGGCATTCCTTATGGGATTTCTGCCGTATCTCAAAAAATAATCTATCCCATAGAAGTGCGATATGACAAATTTCGCCCATTTGTGTATACTACGGGGTTTAACTACGACATAGAAATCACAAGCAAAGCAAAGCTACCACTAAAGAAATGTTTTCTTACGATTATCCCAAAGCGTGAGGGGGCAAATATCCTGCCAAAGCCTAAAAATCTCGCCTTACTAGATTCTAATCAAGCAGATTCTAGCCAAATAGATTCCACTCAAGCAGATTCTCTCCAAGCCGATTCTCAAACAGATTCTAGCCAAATTGATTCTAATGACAAAAAATCTAGCCAAGATAATGAACAATCTAATCAAACCAACGAACAATCTAGCCAAGCACAAAACCAAGATTTCGCTAATAAACAAAAAGAATCTAATGATTCTAGCGAGGCAAAATCTTCGCAAGAGCCACAAGAAAAACCAACGATAGAATCGCAAGAAGAATCAAACGCGGAGCAAAAGCAAGATGCAAAATCAAGTCCTACCAAACCCACAGAGCAAAACACACAAAAGCCACCCAAACAGCCCAAGCCACCCTCACAATACGCACTCAAAGCCTACAAAATACTTGACTACATAATCCCACTTGATGCGTTTGTGGAAGTGCTAGAGCTAGAATCCCCTCTAAAATACAACAAAAAAGTGCGCTGGCAAGGAATCATAAGGGACTATAAATACGATGAGAACTTCGGTGCACAAGTCAGTTGCCATTAG